A section of the Streptomyces sp. CG1 genome encodes:
- a CDS encoding bifunctional adenosylcobinamide kinase/adenosylcobinamide-phosphate guanylyltransferase yields the protein MEVTLLGTGAPAGLPRPDCPCAACATALGPDARAATAVLVDGTLLLDLTPGVAFAAARAGHSLGGVRQVLLSHPHDGPAVEVPAGLPQPGRVPDGRELALLTGHRVRAVAMDAGGTGYAVTGPDGQRLLYLPPGGAPAGLETATAESYHLVLADVAGRPDALARLRAVGSVVPTTDVVAVHLDHDVPPGTELRRRLAAAGARAVPDGTTLAVGAYEDVPDVPLRTLVLGGARSGKSVEAERRLESFPDVLYVATGGTRGGDSEWAERVALHRERRPGSWHTAETTDLVPLLREDGPPLLIDCLSLWLTDVMDSVGAWDDAEWAGGGEKVLRERVRELAAAVRGTRRTVVAVSNEVGSGIVPATASGRRYRDELGRLNAAFGAECEQVLLVVAGQASVLRG from the coding sequence GTGGAAGTGACTCTGCTCGGTACCGGTGCCCCGGCCGGACTGCCCCGGCCCGACTGCCCCTGCGCCGCCTGCGCGACGGCGCTGGGGCCGGATGCCCGGGCGGCGACGGCCGTGCTGGTGGACGGGACGCTGCTGCTCGACCTGACGCCGGGCGTGGCGTTCGCGGCGGCGCGGGCCGGGCATTCGCTGGGCGGGGTACGGCAGGTGCTGCTGTCGCATCCGCACGACGGACCGGCGGTGGAGGTGCCGGCCGGGCTGCCGCAGCCCGGCCGGGTGCCGGACGGGCGGGAGTTGGCGCTGCTGACGGGGCATCGGGTGCGGGCCGTGGCGATGGACGCGGGCGGCACCGGGTACGCGGTGACCGGGCCCGACGGGCAGCGGCTGCTGTATCTGCCGCCGGGCGGGGCGCCGGCCGGTCTGGAGACGGCGACGGCGGAGTCGTACCACCTCGTCCTCGCGGACGTCGCGGGCCGCCCGGACGCGCTGGCGCGGTTGCGGGCGGTGGGTTCGGTCGTTCCGACGACGGATGTGGTCGCCGTCCATCTCGACCACGACGTGCCGCCGGGCACGGAGTTGCGCCGCCGGCTGGCGGCTGCCGGGGCGCGGGCGGTCCCGGACGGTACGACGCTGGCGGTCGGCGCGTACGAGGACGTGCCGGACGTGCCGCTCCGGACGCTGGTCCTGGGCGGGGCGCGCTCGGGCAAGTCGGTGGAGGCCGAGCGGCGGCTGGAGTCCTTCCCGGACGTGCTGTACGTGGCGACCGGCGGGACGCGGGGCGGGGACAGCGAGTGGGCGGAGCGGGTGGCCCTGCACCGGGAGCGGCGGCCGGGGTCGTGGCATACGGCGGAGACGACGGATCTGGTGCCGCTGTTGCGGGAGGACGGTCCGCCGTTGCTGATCGACTGTCTGTCGCTGTGGCTGACGGATGTCATGGACTCCGTGGGGGCATGGGACGACGCGGAGTGGGCCGGCGGTGGGGAGAAGGTACTGCGGGAGCGGGTGCGGGAGCTGGCGGCCGCCGTGCGCGGTACGCGGCGGACCGTTGTCGCCGTGTCGAACGAGGTGGGGTCGGGGATCGTACCGGCGACCGCGTCCGGGCGGCGGTACCGGGATGAACTGGGGCGGCTGAACGCGGCGTTCGGGGCGGAGTGCGAGCAGGTGCTGCTGGTTGTCGCCGGTCAGGCGTCGGTGCTCCGGGGTTGA
- a CDS encoding class I SAM-dependent methyltransferase, which translates to MPTSPVTPKTLARSSDPFLEPRRENCPWCGSARLRTRLRASDPLRHRPGRFVVDQCRDCAHAFQNPRLTAEGLTFYHRDFYVRHLEEFTARVLSSRAVRRRHRATAYKLSALAEAESWLDVGTGRAGFPEAAKEFFPYTSFDGLDLTARVQQAQLEERVEEAHRGYLATPGTAARLRGRYDVVSMFRHLEQTPDPRAELRAALTVLRPGGHLVVEVADPRCTFAALLGRWWLPHGQPRHLHLMPLPNLRAELEALGCTILVTDRQAPHIPYDLSGAVALASARHALLRFAAVPLLDVASALDHVLAPLVRRTSFSNAYRIVARKAVR; encoded by the coding sequence ATGCCGACCTCGCCCGTCACCCCGAAGACCCTCGCACGGTCCTCCGACCCGTTTCTCGAGCCGCGCCGTGAGAACTGCCCCTGGTGCGGCTCCGCACGGCTGCGCACCCGGCTGCGCGCGAGCGACCCGCTGCGCCACCGTCCGGGCAGGTTCGTCGTCGACCAGTGCCGGGACTGCGCCCACGCCTTCCAGAACCCCCGGCTCACGGCGGAGGGGCTCACCTTCTACCACCGGGACTTCTACGTACGGCACTTGGAGGAGTTCACCGCCCGGGTGCTGTCCTCCCGTGCGGTCCGCCGCCGGCACCGCGCCACCGCCTACAAGCTGTCGGCGCTGGCCGAGGCGGAGAGCTGGCTGGACGTGGGCACCGGCCGCGCCGGCTTCCCCGAGGCGGCGAAGGAGTTCTTCCCGTACACGAGCTTCGACGGCCTGGACCTGACGGCCCGGGTGCAGCAGGCGCAGCTGGAGGAACGGGTCGAGGAGGCCCACCGCGGCTACCTCGCCACTCCGGGGACGGCCGCCCGGCTGCGCGGCCGCTACGACGTGGTCAGCATGTTCCGCCACCTGGAGCAGACCCCCGACCCACGCGCCGAACTCCGCGCGGCCCTGACGGTCCTGCGCCCCGGCGGCCACTTGGTCGTGGAAGTCGCCGACCCGCGCTGCACGTTCGCCGCGCTCCTCGGCAGATGGTGGCTCCCGCACGGCCAGCCCCGCCACCTCCACCTGATGCCACTGCCCAACCTGCGCGCGGAACTGGAGGCGCTGGGCTGCACGATCCTCGTCACGGACCGCCAGGCCCCGCACATCCCCTACGACCTCTCAGGCGCCGTCGCCCTGGCCTCGGCCCGCCACGCCCTGCTGAGGTTTGCCGCAGTGCCCCTGCTGGACGTGGCGTCGGCCCTCGACCACGTCCTGGCGCCGCTCGTCCGCCGTACTTCTTTTTCCAACGCGTACAGGATCGTGGCGCGCAAGGCCGTCCGCTGA
- a CDS encoding S1C family serine protease: MDASRTRALGRAISAAALVCCAVLAAGCSPSAAPAVRDTGTATTAPAAVPMAANDLQSEYQKVIKEVLPSVVQIEARRDLGSGVVYDDKGHIVTNAHVVQSEKTFKVTAANSEEPLTAHLVYSYPEQDLAVIKLDKVPAGLKAATFGDSEKVQVGQIVLAMGSPLGLSSSVTQGIVSATGRTVSEVGGGTGATLANLVQTSAPINPGNSGGALVNLDGQVIGIPTLAAADPNLGGSAAPGIGFAIPASMVKTIADQIVKEGKVVDSGRAALGITGRTVVDDRYQPAGVAVVSIKSGGPADKAGLRAGDIITRLGDEPVTTITSLSEALAADKPGQDTTVTYQRAGAERSAKVTLGEQ; this comes from the coding sequence ATGGACGCTTCCCGTACCCGTGCCCTCGGCCGGGCCATATCCGCCGCCGCTCTGGTGTGCTGCGCCGTCCTCGCCGCCGGCTGCTCCCCCTCCGCCGCCCCGGCCGTGCGGGACACCGGCACCGCGACGACCGCGCCGGCGGCCGTGCCGATGGCCGCGAACGATCTGCAGAGCGAGTACCAGAAGGTCATCAAGGAGGTCCTGCCGTCGGTCGTGCAGATCGAGGCGCGCCGCGACCTGGGCTCCGGCGTGGTGTACGACGACAAGGGACACATCGTCACCAACGCGCATGTGGTCCAGTCGGAGAAGACCTTCAAGGTGACCGCGGCCAACAGCGAGGAGCCGCTCACCGCGCACCTGGTGTACTCCTACCCCGAGCAGGACCTGGCCGTGATCAAGCTGGACAAGGTGCCGGCCGGTCTGAAGGCGGCGACGTTCGGGGACTCCGAGAAGGTGCAGGTCGGCCAGATCGTGCTGGCCATGGGCTCACCGCTGGGGCTGTCGTCCAGCGTGACCCAGGGCATCGTCTCGGCGACCGGGCGGACCGTCAGCGAGGTGGGCGGGGGTACGGGCGCGACCCTCGCGAATCTGGTGCAGACCTCGGCCCCCATCAACCCCGGCAACAGCGGCGGCGCCCTGGTCAACCTGGACGGACAGGTCATCGGCATCCCGACGCTCGCCGCCGCCGACCCCAACCTCGGGGGCAGCGCGGCGCCCGGCATCGGGTTCGCCATCCCGGCGTCGATGGTGAAGACGATCGCCGACCAGATCGTGAAGGAAGGCAAGGTCGTCGACTCGGGCCGGGCCGCGCTCGGCATCACCGGGCGGACGGTGGTGGACGACCGTTACCAGCCCGCCGGGGTGGCGGTGGTCAGCATCAAGAGCGGCGGCCCGGCCGACAAGGCAGGCCTGCGGGCGGGCGACATCATCACCAGGCTCGGGGACGAGCCGGTCACCACCATCACCTCCCTCTCGGAGGCACTGGCGGCGGACAAGCCGGGCCAGGACACGACGGTGACGTACCAGCGTGCCGGTGCCGAGAGGTCGGCGAAGGTGACGCTGGGCGAGCAGTGA
- a CDS encoding class I SAM-dependent methyltransferase has protein sequence MARQLDEQIAGRFPVGQRLRVLDVGMGQGTQALRLARLGHQVTGVEQDATMIAAARAALAAQPEGIRERVRLVQSDGRDTGVHFLPGSFDVVLCHGVLMYVEEPDPLLAGLARMLAPGGLLSLLVRNGDALALRPGLSGDWAGALAAFDTTAYRNRLGLDVRADRLANLTVTLAGIAAPLHAWYGVRVFTDTATDDTPIPDDLETLLAAEERAGRTDPYRGVAALLHLCGVRG, from the coding sequence GTGGCCCGGCAGCTCGACGAGCAGATAGCCGGGCGGTTCCCGGTCGGGCAGCGGCTGCGGGTGCTCGACGTGGGCATGGGCCAGGGCACGCAGGCGCTGCGGCTGGCCCGGCTCGGCCATCAGGTGACCGGGGTCGAGCAGGACGCGACGATGATCGCCGCCGCGCGTGCGGCGCTGGCCGCGCAGCCGGAGGGCATCCGTGAGCGGGTGCGGCTGGTGCAGAGCGACGGCCGCGACACCGGTGTGCACTTCCTGCCGGGCAGTTTCGACGTGGTGCTGTGCCACGGCGTGCTGATGTACGTCGAGGAACCGGACCCGCTGCTGGCGGGGCTGGCCCGGATGCTGGCGCCCGGCGGGCTGCTGTCCCTCCTGGTCCGCAACGGCGACGCGCTCGCCCTGCGGCCGGGCCTGTCCGGGGACTGGGCGGGCGCCCTGGCCGCCTTCGACACCACCGCCTACCGCAACCGCCTGGGCCTGGACGTCCGGGCCGACCGGCTGGCCAACCTCACCGTCACGCTCGCCGGGATCGCCGCCCCGCTGCACGCCTGGTACGGCGTGCGGGTCTTCACTGACACCGCCACGGACGACACGCCGATCCCGGACGACCTGGAGACGCTGCTGGCCGCCGAGGAGCGGGCCGGCCGCACCGACCCCTACCGCGGGGTGGCGGCGCTGCTCCACCTGTGCGGCGTACGGGGCTGA
- the cobT gene encoding nicotinate-nucleotide--dimethylbenzimidazole phosphoribosyltransferase, whose protein sequence is MSRLNLDDFTDLIERPDGGVRRDAEARRERQIVPAGALGRLDELGEWLAAAQSAVPVRPIERPRVILFAGDHGIAELGVSARPAGGAEQLVRAVLEGASPVSVLARRQEVPVRIVDMALDCAPDAFPEDVVRHRVRRGSGRIDIEDALTLDEAEAALRTGIAVADEEADSGTDLVVLGDVSVGGTTAAAVLIAALCGTDASVVTGRGGLAIDDLAWMRKCAAIRDALRRARPVLGDQLQLLATVGGADLAAMTGFLLQCAVRKLPVILDGVVAAACALVGQRIAFRAPDWWLAGHDSGEPGQAKALDRMALEPLLEQGVKVGEGAGALLALPLVRSAAALAAELPEKEPEAEKEPAEKEPEDASEKEPEEKESH, encoded by the coding sequence ATGAGCAGGCTTAATCTGGACGACTTCACCGATCTGATCGAGCGCCCGGACGGGGGCGTGCGCCGTGACGCCGAGGCCCGGCGGGAGCGCCAGATCGTGCCGGCCGGGGCGCTGGGCCGCCTCGACGAGCTGGGCGAGTGGCTGGCCGCCGCACAGAGCGCCGTACCGGTACGGCCCATCGAGCGGCCGCGGGTGATCCTCTTCGCCGGTGACCACGGCATCGCCGAACTGGGCGTCTCGGCACGGCCCGCGGGCGGTGCCGAGCAGCTGGTGCGGGCGGTGCTGGAGGGTGCGAGCCCGGTGTCCGTGCTCGCACGCCGGCAGGAGGTGCCCGTACGGATCGTGGACATGGCCCTGGACTGCGCACCGGACGCCTTCCCCGAGGACGTCGTACGGCACCGGGTGCGGCGCGGCAGCGGCCGTATCGACATCGAGGACGCACTCACCCTGGACGAGGCCGAGGCGGCGCTGCGCACGGGCATCGCGGTCGCCGACGAGGAGGCCGACTCGGGTACGGACCTGGTGGTGCTCGGGGACGTCAGCGTGGGCGGGACCACGGCCGCGGCGGTGCTGATCGCCGCGCTGTGCGGGACCGACGCGTCGGTGGTGACCGGGCGGGGCGGGCTCGCGATCGACGACCTGGCGTGGATGCGCAAGTGCGCGGCAATCCGGGACGCGCTCAGGCGGGCGCGGCCGGTGCTCGGGGACCAGCTGCAGCTGCTGGCGACCGTGGGCGGGGCCGACCTCGCGGCGATGACCGGGTTCCTGCTGCAGTGCGCGGTACGGAAGCTGCCGGTGATCCTGGACGGCGTCGTGGCCGCCGCCTGCGCGCTGGTCGGGCAGCGGATCGCCTTCCGCGCTCCGGACTGGTGGCTGGCCGGGCACGACAGCGGGGAGCCGGGGCAGGCGAAGGCGCTGGACCGGATGGCCCTGGAGCCGCTGCTGGAGCAGGGGGTGAAGGTCGGCGAGGGTGCGGGAGCCCTGCTGGCGCTTCCCCTGGTACGCAGTGCTGCCGCACTGGCCGCCGAGCTTCCCGAGAAGGAGCCGGAGGCCGAGAAGGAGCCTGCCGAGAAGGAGCCGGA